In one Pseudomonas sp. 31-12 genomic region, the following are encoded:
- the mksE gene encoding Mks condensin complex protein MksE, whose translation MHLDLSELSQLAPIFRELFKGYHVSRRDPELYAQLSNFQDQYRTLFRALGYELVCDTRGFYYFVPDLAAAAVNKTAQRLALFTFILVEHLADQGRDPVAVLDGGSLGRDELPSLLEKYRDLFIQAEVQTVEELEEKIMRRMTQLGFAGEENGVYRFLPPMHRFLDVCLSVQQDRDLAASLHSVLPLPVPVLIDDDSDEKLLQTDDPLDLSDFEEDSEEDAMARAIAEEQETDA comes from the coding sequence ATGCATCTTGATCTATCCGAACTGTCCCAACTCGCGCCGATCTTCCGCGAACTGTTCAAGGGCTATCACGTCAGCCGCCGCGATCCGGAACTGTACGCGCAGCTGTCGAACTTCCAGGACCAGTACCGCACGCTGTTCCGGGCGCTGGGTTATGAGTTGGTCTGCGACACTCGCGGTTTCTACTATTTCGTGCCGGACCTCGCCGCCGCAGCAGTGAACAAGACCGCACAACGTCTGGCGCTGTTTACATTCATCCTCGTCGAGCACCTGGCGGATCAGGGCCGTGACCCGGTCGCCGTGCTCGACGGCGGCAGCCTTGGCCGTGATGAGTTGCCGTCCTTGTTGGAAAAATACCGCGACCTGTTTATCCAGGCCGAAGTACAGACCGTCGAAGAACTCGAAGAAAAAATCATGCGCCGCATGACTCAGCTCGGTTTTGCCGGCGAAGAAAACGGCGTCTACCGTTTCCTACCGCCGATGCACCGCTTCCTTGATGTCTGCCTGTCGGTTCAGCAGGACCGCGATCTGGCGGCCAGCCTGCACAGCGTGTTGCCGTTGCCGGTTCCAGTATTGATCGACGACGATAGCGACGAAAAACTGCTGCAAACCGACGACCCGCTGGACCTCAGTGACTTCGAAGAAGACAGCGAAGAAGACGCCATGGCCCGCGCCATTGCCGAAGAACAGGAGACCGACGCATGA